In Priestia megaterium NBRC 15308 = ATCC 14581, the following proteins share a genomic window:
- a CDS encoding sigma-54 interaction domain-containing protein, whose amino-acid sequence MASVDQVLINNSFITVEESTSLAKVTSELSNYDFVVVTASTFYVIQKDERYLLTGHDEASSIKKVIADTNWPSSSTSTLANLQANTNWNRPVLIQAENQETTIGLVTPSQWITHLQSQNEILASYFDTLAETINDAVTAVDNEGNVILWNTAAEHTYKIQRDDIMGRKIGEHFKDESIILHTILNEGRPVRGTYHRPNEQTHVLINASPIIRNNRVIGGVATEHDITNIVRLNEEIDVSLLIPKDNPFSSFAGISPEIKQAVDIAKKVASTDMPILLTGEPGSGKEMLAQAIHYGGSKHKEPFLSLNCATIPSGLLEIELFGHQKDVFSEDPTTIAGKLEQAHNGTLFIEEIDKMPLEIQVKFLRYLEERSFYHVGGTEEIQVQTRIVASTTTPLEELLKAGEFHENLYYLLTVINIIIPPLRDHKEDIEALTQQFVQEFSKKYKKKAPFISSEVLEAFMQYDWPGNIRELRNTIERMTFLSDQSLITLTHLPDNLKDASSFTEVQKEEDSLQEARLIEETLQKTYGNKSAAADLLGISRGTLYNKIKEYGLN is encoded by the coding sequence ATGGCAAGCGTTGATCAAGTTCTTATAAATAACTCCTTTATAACAGTTGAAGAATCAACTTCTTTAGCTAAAGTGACATCTGAACTTTCCAACTACGACTTCGTTGTAGTCACAGCAAGTACCTTTTATGTAATACAAAAAGATGAACGATACCTTTTAACAGGTCATGACGAGGCATCGTCCATAAAAAAAGTAATAGCGGATACAAATTGGCCTTCATCTTCTACTTCTACGTTAGCCAATTTACAAGCCAACACAAACTGGAACAGACCAGTCCTCATTCAAGCAGAAAACCAAGAAACCACAATAGGACTTGTAACACCTTCACAGTGGATTACACATTTGCAGAGCCAAAATGAGATATTAGCTTCCTATTTTGATACATTGGCAGAAACCATTAATGATGCAGTGACAGCGGTCGATAATGAAGGAAATGTAATCTTGTGGAATACTGCTGCGGAACATACGTATAAGATTCAGAGAGATGATATTATGGGGAGAAAAATCGGAGAGCATTTCAAAGATGAATCCATCATTCTACATACGATTCTAAATGAAGGGCGTCCTGTGCGCGGAACGTATCATCGTCCTAATGAACAAACTCACGTGCTCATCAATGCATCTCCTATTATAAGAAATAACCGAGTCATAGGTGGAGTCGCAACCGAACATGACATTACCAATATTGTACGATTAAATGAAGAAATTGATGTGTCTCTTCTCATTCCAAAAGATAATCCATTTTCTTCTTTCGCGGGTATCAGTCCTGAAATTAAGCAAGCCGTTGACATTGCCAAAAAAGTGGCATCTACAGATATGCCTATTTTATTAACAGGAGAACCTGGTTCTGGGAAAGAAATGCTGGCTCAGGCCATTCACTACGGCGGATCCAAACATAAAGAACCTTTTTTATCTTTAAACTGCGCGACTATTCCATCGGGACTCTTGGAAATTGAGCTCTTTGGTCATCAAAAAGATGTCTTTTCAGAAGATCCAACAACCATTGCAGGAAAACTCGAGCAGGCTCATAACGGGACGCTATTTATTGAAGAAATTGATAAAATGCCTCTTGAAATTCAAGTTAAGTTTCTCCGTTACTTGGAAGAACGATCCTTTTATCACGTTGGAGGCACGGAAGAAATTCAAGTTCAAACCCGAATTGTAGCCTCTACCACGACGCCTTTGGAAGAGTTGCTAAAAGCCGGTGAATTCCATGAAAACCTTTACTATTTGCTGACCGTCATTAATATTATCATTCCGCCGCTTCGAGACCATAAAGAAGACATTGAAGCATTAACTCAGCAATTTGTACAGGAATTTAGTAAAAAGTATAAAAAGAAGGCTCCTTTCATCAGCTCTGAAGTTCTCGAAGCCTTTATGCAATACGATTGGCCAGGCAATATTCGCGAGCTGAGAAATACGATTGAACGAATGACTTTTCTAAGTGATCAGTCGTTGATTACCCTTACGCACCTTCCTGACAACCTGAAGGATGCAAGTTCTTTCACAGAAGTTCAAAAAGAAGAAGATTCTCTCCAAGAAGCTAGGCTAATAGAAGAGACTCTTCAAAAAACCTATGGAAACAAAAGTGCAGCAGCGGATCTGCTTGGCATTTCACGCGGCACCCTTTACAACAAAATCAAAGAATATGGATTAAACTAA
- the pruA gene encoding L-glutamate gamma-semialdehyde dehydrogenase: protein MTVSTKISVFKNEPFTDFSLEENKQAMQAALMKVKKELGQTYPLTIGKDKISTEEVIVSTNPGKVDEVIGRVSRGTKAYAEQAMQEASAAFQSWKHVPPAERADYLFKAAELMRKRKYEFSAMLVYEVGKNWAEADADTAEAIDFMEFYAREMIRLSETNEHRPLTPVEGETTEMTYIPLGVGVVISPFNFPLAIMAGTTVAGIVSGNAVILKPADSAPVIAAKFVQLMEEVGLPSGVLNFIPGDGIEVGEYLVEHPQTRFISFTGSREVGCRIYERASKVQSGQIWLKRVIAEMGGKDGVVVDETADLDAAAQAIVASAFGFQGQKCSAGSRAIIVESVYEEVAQKVAALTKELTVGLPEDNPSMGPVIDQKAYEKVLAYIEIGKEEGKLIAGGAKAPGNGYYVEPTVFKDVDSKARIMQEEIFGPVLALTKAANWEEAIEIYNETDYGLTGAFFSETEERIQRALATMHCGNLYINKKCTGALVGVHPFGGFNMSGTDSKAGGYDYLLLFTQGKMTARKQK, encoded by the coding sequence ATGACAGTAAGTACAAAAATCTCAGTTTTTAAAAATGAACCGTTTACTGATTTTTCGTTAGAAGAGAATAAACAAGCGATGCAAGCGGCGTTAATGAAAGTGAAAAAAGAATTGGGACAAACATATCCTCTCACGATTGGAAAGGATAAAATCTCAACAGAAGAAGTGATTGTCTCTACGAACCCGGGAAAAGTAGATGAAGTGATTGGGAGAGTAAGCCGTGGCACTAAAGCTTATGCTGAGCAGGCAATGCAAGAAGCATCAGCAGCATTTCAATCATGGAAGCACGTCCCGCCTGCTGAACGTGCTGATTATTTATTCAAAGCAGCAGAGCTGATGAGAAAAAGAAAGTATGAATTTTCTGCCATGCTCGTTTATGAAGTGGGGAAAAACTGGGCAGAAGCTGATGCGGATACCGCGGAAGCTATTGACTTTATGGAATTTTATGCGCGAGAAATGATTCGTTTAAGTGAAACGAATGAGCATCGGCCTTTAACGCCGGTAGAAGGTGAAACAACAGAGATGACGTATATTCCTTTAGGAGTAGGAGTAGTCATTTCACCTTTTAATTTTCCGCTTGCCATTATGGCTGGAACGACTGTAGCTGGAATTGTATCTGGAAATGCGGTTATTTTAAAGCCAGCTGATTCTGCACCGGTTATTGCTGCGAAATTTGTTCAATTAATGGAGGAAGTCGGTCTTCCGTCTGGTGTTCTAAATTTTATCCCTGGAGATGGCATAGAAGTTGGAGAATATTTAGTCGAACATCCTCAAACTCGTTTTATTTCTTTTACGGGATCAAGAGAAGTAGGATGTCGCATTTATGAACGTGCTTCAAAAGTACAGTCTGGACAAATTTGGCTGAAACGCGTCATTGCTGAAATGGGAGGAAAAGATGGCGTTGTAGTAGATGAAACGGCAGACTTAGACGCGGCAGCGCAAGCGATCGTAGCATCTGCGTTTGGATTTCAAGGCCAAAAGTGTTCCGCTGGCTCTCGAGCGATTATTGTAGAATCTGTTTATGAAGAGGTTGCCCAAAAGGTAGCCGCATTAACAAAAGAATTAACCGTCGGACTGCCTGAAGACAACCCTTCTATGGGACCTGTTATTGATCAAAAAGCGTATGAAAAAGTATTGGCCTACATTGAAATTGGCAAAGAAGAAGGGAAGCTTATTGCCGGGGGAGCTAAAGCTCCCGGAAATGGCTATTATGTAGAACCTACAGTATTCAAAGATGTGGATTCAAAAGCACGAATTATGCAAGAAGAGATTTTTGGACCGGTCCTTGCGTTGACAAAAGCAGCTAACTGGGAAGAAGCCATTGAGATTTACAATGAAACTGATTACGGTTTGACGGGAGCCTTTTTCTCTGAAACCGAAGAGAGAATTCAAAGGGCGTTAGCTACCATGCACTGCGGTAACTTATATATTAACAAAAAATGTACAGGAGCATTAGTTGGTGTTCATCCTTTTGGCGGTTTTAATATGTCCGGAACGGACTCGAAAGCCGGAGGGTATGATTATCTTCTATTATTTACACAAGGGAAGATGACAGCGAGAAAACAGAAATAA
- a CDS encoding proline dehydrogenase family protein, protein MEVLMRTMFQSLGKNHSMNKLAKKYGLRMGAARFVAGDSTESAIQTSKELNNNGKVVTLDHLGEFVFTEEEARLSTAMCIQTLEAIAESGVQSNLSLKMTSLGLDISKELCMENMRRILHTARMNNIFVRIDMEDYLHCQISLDMYKELRKEFDNVGIVIQAYLYRTEQDMNDLHQYQANLRLVKGAYKESPEVSFPEKKDVDENYKKIIKMHLLNGHYTAVASHDEEMIQYTKRLVRENGISNDQFEFQMLYGICVELQDRLVKEGYKVRVYVPYGIDWFGYFMRRLAERPANVWFVLKNFAK, encoded by the coding sequence ATGGAAGTATTAATGAGAACGATGTTTCAGTCGCTTGGCAAAAATCATTCAATGAACAAATTAGCTAAAAAGTATGGATTGAGGATGGGGGCAGCTCGTTTTGTTGCTGGAGACTCAACCGAATCAGCAATTCAAACATCTAAGGAGCTTAACAATAATGGAAAAGTTGTTACACTTGATCATTTAGGAGAATTTGTTTTTACAGAAGAGGAAGCCAGGTTGTCTACTGCCATGTGCATTCAGACACTAGAAGCCATTGCAGAATCGGGCGTTCAATCAAATTTATCATTAAAGATGACTTCTTTAGGATTGGATATTAGCAAAGAGCTTTGTATGGAAAATATGCGCAGAATTCTACACACGGCCAGAATGAATAATATTTTTGTTCGAATTGATATGGAAGACTACTTGCACTGCCAAATCTCCCTTGATATGTATAAAGAATTACGCAAAGAATTTGATAATGTTGGAATTGTGATTCAAGCGTATCTTTATCGTACAGAACAAGATATGAATGACTTACATCAATATCAAGCTAATTTACGTCTAGTAAAAGGAGCTTATAAAGAATCACCAGAAGTATCATTTCCAGAAAAGAAAGACGTAGATGAAAACTATAAAAAAATCATTAAAATGCATTTATTAAATGGTCACTATACAGCTGTAGCAAGTCATGATGAAGAAATGATTCAGTACACAAAACGATTAGTAAGAGAAAATGGTATTTCAAATGACCAATTTGAGTTCCAAATGCTTTATGGAATTTGCGTAGAGCTGCAGGACCGTCTAGTAAAAGAAGGATATAAAGTCAGGGTTTATGTTCCTTACGGCATTGATTGGTTTGGGTATTTCATGAGACGCCTAGCCGAACGTCCCGCCAACGTATGGTTCGTGCTGAAAAACTTCGCGAAATAA
- a CDS encoding DUF2198 family protein: MEVKTIAAVFLPAILLVLFARVTYNLYVATGLTLLLIAVSVYKGYADYPLIILIDLLSAAIGFIYAKSMLAAGK, translated from the coding sequence GTGGAAGTCAAAACGATTGCCGCAGTTTTTCTACCCGCCATATTGCTTGTTCTGTTTGCTAGAGTAACATATAACTTATATGTTGCCACAGGGCTGACGCTTTTGTTGATAGCTGTTTCTGTATATAAAGGGTACGCAGATTATCCGCTTATTATTTTAATAGATTTACTTTCAGCAGCCATCGGTTTTATATATGCAAAAAGCATGCTAGCAGCTGGAAAATAA
- a CDS encoding PDZ domain-containing protein, whose amino-acid sequence MDFALELLKGIGRLFLHPLTYLFLLVSFFVGLSRVKRERQNFHVRVFDFILEAKYLFFPGIIIGLILSVVTVLLGVYVSIGMIVLVAVLTFIISGPWTFKWLSPSYTVGLAVLATLVIPASGFGEGFIQTWSVQAHNADLPSLTILMSLLVLAEGYLIWKFGAKGTSPAIVKSKRGQEIGAHYSQKLWVVPLFVLIPGSAITSVFPWWPVLSIDGTSFSLFFVPFAIGFYQRIQSMVPFKSIEFTGKRVLALGVGLTVITIAAIFYPLAAVAVVILAIIGREWIRLQQRLSDEKAPALFTKRTQGLVVLGIIPHSPAEKMGLKVGEVIIKVNGIAVSEVHKFYEALQVNNRAFCKLEVIDENGEVRFTQRALYDNEHHELGILFVHNYTKRDSQAG is encoded by the coding sequence ATGGATTTTGCATTAGAGCTTTTAAAAGGTATCGGACGTTTGTTTTTACATCCGTTAACTTATTTATTTCTGCTCGTCTCGTTTTTTGTAGGTCTTTCTCGCGTCAAGAGAGAGCGTCAGAATTTTCATGTTCGCGTGTTTGATTTTATTTTAGAAGCAAAATATTTATTTTTTCCAGGTATCATTATTGGGTTGATTTTATCCGTTGTTACCGTGTTGCTAGGTGTCTATGTATCTATAGGAATGATTGTACTTGTAGCTGTTTTAACTTTTATCATAAGCGGCCCTTGGACGTTTAAATGGCTTTCTCCTTCTTACACCGTAGGACTGGCTGTGCTTGCAACCTTGGTTATTCCGGCATCTGGTTTCGGTGAAGGATTTATTCAAACGTGGTCTGTGCAAGCTCATAACGCAGATTTACCTTCTCTGACTATTTTAATGTCTCTGCTTGTATTAGCAGAAGGATATTTAATTTGGAAATTTGGAGCAAAAGGTACGTCTCCAGCCATTGTGAAAAGTAAAAGAGGGCAGGAAATTGGAGCTCATTACTCTCAAAAATTATGGGTTGTCCCGCTTTTTGTCTTAATTCCAGGCAGCGCCATTACGTCTGTGTTTCCATGGTGGCCTGTGTTATCTATTGACGGAACGTCATTTAGCCTGTTTTTTGTTCCTTTTGCTATCGGTTTTTATCAGCGAATTCAAAGTATGGTGCCGTTTAAATCTATTGAATTTACCGGTAAGCGTGTATTAGCATTAGGCGTGGGATTAACGGTCATTACGATTGCTGCCATTTTTTATCCTCTTGCCGCTGTAGCTGTTGTTATTCTAGCGATCATAGGAAGAGAGTGGATTCGTTTGCAGCAGCGTCTGAGCGATGAAAAAGCGCCCGCACTATTTACTAAGCGTACACAAGGTTTGGTTGTGTTAGGAATCATCCCTCATTCTCCGGCAGAGAAAATGGGTTTGAAAGTAGGAGAAGTGATTATTAAGGTAAATGGAATCGCTGTATCTGAAGTCCATAAATTTTATGAAGCATTACAAGTTAATAACCGTGCTTTTTGTAAGCTAGAAGTTATTGACGAAAATGGAGAAGTTCGCTTTACTCAGCGAGCATTGTATGACAACGAACATCATGAACTAGGTATTTTGTTTGTACACAATTATACAAAACGTGATTCACAAGCTGGTTAA
- a CDS encoding S41 family peptidase: MNRKIVALLMALSLVVGAAGTYFGIQYANAGTVSTPLTTSSNDSKVEKEELDKIKQAYELISSKYYKDVDDKKLLDGAIQGMVQTLGDPHSSYMDKKTAQQFTQSLDSSFEGIGAEVSMVDGKVTIVAPFKQSPAEKAGLKPNDQILKIDGKSIAGLELNEAVLKIRGKKGSTVTLDVQRPGVKETMKVKVVRDEIPIETVYSSVKNVNNKKIGYMEITSFSESTGDEFTKQLKKLENKNIDGLVLDVRGNPGGYLTSVEKMLDKLVTNKKPYIQIEDRNGERQKVVSSMKKQKDYPIVALIDGGSASASEILAGALKEAGGYKLVGEKSYGKGTVQQAVPMEDGSNLKLTFYKWLTPDGNWINEKGIKPTVEVKQPDYYYANPIQVDKKPLTRDMTGDQVKNAQVMLKGLGFEPGRTDGYFSKETETAVTAFQKTNKQKATGEIDEDTAALLQTKLLEKIKSKDEDRQLQTALKLASQ; the protein is encoded by the coding sequence TTGAATCGGAAAATCGTTGCACTATTAATGGCACTCTCCTTAGTTGTTGGAGCAGCTGGTACATATTTTGGCATTCAGTATGCAAATGCTGGAACGGTCAGTACCCCCCTTACAACTTCTTCAAATGATAGTAAAGTGGAAAAGGAAGAGCTAGACAAAATCAAGCAAGCTTATGAACTGATATCTTCAAAATATTACAAAGATGTAGATGACAAAAAATTATTAGATGGCGCAATCCAAGGGATGGTACAAACCTTAGGAGACCCTCACTCATCTTACATGGATAAGAAAACGGCACAGCAATTCACGCAGTCTCTTGATTCATCGTTTGAGGGAATTGGCGCTGAAGTAAGCATGGTAGATGGAAAAGTAACAATCGTAGCTCCGTTTAAACAATCTCCTGCGGAAAAAGCAGGATTAAAACCAAATGATCAGATTTTAAAGATCGATGGTAAAAGTATCGCGGGTCTGGAATTGAATGAAGCAGTATTAAAAATTCGCGGTAAAAAAGGCTCTACCGTGACATTAGATGTTCAACGACCGGGCGTGAAAGAAACGATGAAAGTAAAAGTTGTAAGAGATGAGATTCCAATTGAAACCGTCTATTCTTCTGTTAAAAATGTAAACAATAAAAAAATTGGCTACATGGAAATTACGTCATTCTCTGAATCAACGGGAGACGAATTTACGAAACAGTTGAAAAAACTTGAAAATAAAAATATCGATGGCTTAGTTCTAGACGTTCGGGGAAATCCTGGTGGCTATTTAACGAGCGTTGAAAAAATGCTTGATAAATTAGTAACGAATAAAAAGCCATATATCCAAATTGAAGATCGTAACGGTGAACGTCAAAAAGTGGTTTCTTCAATGAAAAAGCAAAAGGATTATCCAATTGTGGCCTTGATTGATGGAGGGAGTGCATCCGCTTCTGAAATTCTTGCCGGGGCATTAAAAGAAGCAGGAGGATACAAGCTAGTCGGTGAAAAATCCTATGGAAAAGGAACCGTTCAACAAGCTGTTCCAATGGAAGACGGCAGTAATTTAAAATTAACGTTCTATAAATGGCTAACGCCTGATGGAAACTGGATTAACGAAAAAGGTATAAAGCCAACAGTAGAAGTCAAGCAGCCGGATTATTATTATGCAAATCCAATTCAAGTTGATAAAAAGCCATTAACACGTGATATGACAGGTGACCAAGTGAAGAATGCTCAAGTGATGCTAAAAGGCCTTGGCTTTGAACCTGGACGTACAGACGGATACTTTAGTAAAGAGACAGAAACAGCTGTAACTGCATTCCAAAAAACCAATAAGCAAAAAGCTACAGGTGAAATCGATGAAGATACAGCAGCGCTTTTACAAACAAAACTTCTAGAAAAAATTAAATCAAAAGATGAAGATCGTCAGCTTCAAACGGCTTTAAAGCTAGCTAGTCAATAA